From a region of the Acinetobacter calcoaceticus genome:
- a CDS encoding TonB-dependent siderophore receptor codes for MKDYQAKSKLALAIRAVLWSTPLVVTALTTTSAYAAQTYRISINQSTLDQAIKQLAIQTGTTISYDNASLSKTKSKALKGNYAVDDALNLLLQSHPFEAVKVNNGGYSIRVKSSPAPIEPKVFQLETIKTKANNNNEFDTAGGETGTAHLATIHINADHGENLTTEGSGLYTAKATTASNGLALSLKETPQLVSVITNQQMKDQNLTQLTDVVSQAAGLSIKQGGNIGSDNSPIYARGKEVDSYLLDGVKLMSSYSSIFQSQDMALFDRVEVVRGANGLMTGAGSASASINLVRKKPLQDFKASVSADIGSWDSYRTDIDVSTPLNESGSLRGRTLFAYQKSDSYIDRYNEERKVAYAVVEADLSDQTKASLGASYQQIDMTGVARGGLPSFYTDGSLIDWSRSDSAAASWTGSDRSTTSYFADIEHKLNDYWKLKGVVSRTITDSDEIVGYTYSSEGIDKATGSGAMLYATRWDYRPTQDLFNLTLNGSFDLFNQTHDVVLGTTYTKSKNKRPTYSGWNNGMTWDGTLKNIFTWDGSTPNRPETKIDGWYSGDDRSQSIFGAVRLKATDNLAVILGTRIEDWERVTANHSDANNKTTYTTQKESGKVIPYVGVTYDFTDNWTAYASYTNIFSPQDKKAPTGEYIEPLIGNSTELGIKGEFFDNQLNVGAAIYQTKEDNTAIALTDVFAPDGSQAYRTESGTKSRGFEIEATGKLTDLWQVSTSFSRNISKDSQDNRLNTGVPNNTAKLFTTYTLPYLDEALTIGGGVRWQSEIYEKNAVSATGRFTQESYALVDLMARYKVNNNLMLNFNLNNLFNEKYHLATTNSYYGAPTNFRVGVKYEW; via the coding sequence ATGAAGGATTATCAAGCAAAAAGTAAACTGGCTTTGGCTATACGTGCAGTGCTGTGGAGTACGCCCTTGGTGGTCACGGCGCTTACCACAACTTCTGCTTACGCTGCGCAAACTTATCGTATTTCAATTAATCAAAGCACACTTGATCAGGCCATTAAGCAGCTAGCGATTCAAACGGGTACAACCATTAGCTACGATAATGCCAGCCTTTCAAAAACAAAAAGCAAAGCGCTTAAAGGGAATTACGCCGTTGACGATGCCTTAAACCTTTTATTGCAAAGTCATCCATTTGAAGCTGTTAAAGTCAACAATGGCGGCTATAGCATTCGAGTGAAGTCTTCTCCCGCTCCGATTGAACCCAAAGTCTTTCAGTTGGAAACCATTAAAACCAAAGCAAATAACAATAATGAATTTGATACAGCGGGTGGTGAAACGGGCACAGCTCATTTAGCAACGATTCATATCAATGCTGATCATGGCGAAAACCTAACAACCGAAGGTTCTGGTTTATATACGGCGAAAGCGACCACCGCTTCTAATGGCTTAGCTTTAAGTTTAAAAGAAACGCCTCAACTGGTCAGTGTAATCACCAATCAACAAATGAAAGATCAGAACCTGACACAATTAACCGATGTTGTAAGTCAGGCAGCAGGCCTCTCAATTAAACAAGGCGGAAATATTGGTAGTGATAATTCCCCTATTTACGCTCGCGGTAAAGAAGTGGATAGTTATTTACTCGATGGCGTGAAGCTCATGAGTTCATATTCAAGTATTTTCCAAAGTCAGGACATGGCTTTATTTGACCGTGTAGAGGTTGTGCGAGGTGCAAATGGCTTAATGACAGGTGCCGGAAGTGCAAGCGCAAGTATCAATCTGGTCCGCAAAAAACCATTACAGGACTTTAAAGCTTCGGTGAGTGCTGACATCGGTTCTTGGGATTCTTACCGTACCGATATTGATGTATCTACACCACTTAATGAGTCAGGAAGTCTTCGTGGTCGTACCCTGTTTGCCTACCAAAAATCAGACTCTTACATCGACCGTTACAACGAAGAACGCAAAGTGGCTTATGCAGTAGTAGAAGCCGATTTAAGTGACCAAACCAAAGCAAGTTTAGGTGCTAGCTATCAACAAATTGACATGACTGGCGTTGCTAGAGGTGGCTTACCTAGCTTTTATACCGACGGGAGTTTAATCGACTGGTCACGTTCAGATTCAGCGGCAGCGAGTTGGACGGGTTCTGACCGTTCTACTACATCTTACTTTGCAGATATTGAACACAAGTTGAATGACTACTGGAAATTAAAAGGTGTAGTGTCTAGAACCATTACCGATTCTGACGAAATTGTAGGCTATACCTACTCAAGTGAAGGAATTGATAAAGCCACTGGTAGCGGGGCGATGTTATATGCAACCCGTTGGGATTATCGTCCTACTCAAGACTTGTTCAATTTAACCTTAAACGGATCATTTGATTTGTTTAATCAAACTCATGATGTAGTACTCGGCACAACCTACACAAAAAGTAAAAATAAACGCCCCACCTATTCTGGCTGGAATAATGGAATGACATGGGACGGCACTCTAAAAAATATTTTTACGTGGGATGGTAGTACACCTAACCGCCCCGAAACAAAAATAGATGGCTGGTACAGTGGAGATGATCGTAGCCAATCTATTTTTGGTGCTGTTCGTCTTAAAGCAACCGACAATCTTGCAGTCATTTTAGGTACGCGTATTGAAGACTGGGAACGTGTAACAGCCAACCATTCAGATGCTAACAATAAGACCACCTACACAACACAAAAAGAAAGCGGCAAAGTCATTCCTTATGTCGGTGTTACCTATGATTTCACAGACAACTGGACTGCGTATGCAAGCTACACCAACATTTTTTCACCACAAGATAAGAAGGCCCCTACAGGCGAATATATAGAACCGTTAATAGGTAATAGTACCGAGTTGGGCATTAAGGGTGAGTTTTTTGATAATCAGTTAAATGTCGGAGCTGCTATTTATCAAACTAAAGAGGACAATACAGCGATTGCATTGACCGATGTATTTGCTCCAGATGGTTCTCAAGCATATCGAACAGAATCTGGCACAAAAAGCCGCGGCTTTGAAATCGAGGCGACAGGTAAGTTAACTGATTTATGGCAAGTTTCCACAAGCTTTAGCCGTAATATATCAAAAGATAGCCAAGACAATCGATTAAATACCGGTGTGCCAAATAACACAGCCAAACTATTTACCACCTATACCCTGCCTTATCTTGATGAAGCCCTTACTATTGGTGGCGGTGTTCGTTGGCAAAGTGAGATTTACGAAAAAAATGCAGTCTCTGCAACGGGTCGATTTACTCAAGAAAGTTACGCTTTGGTCGACTTAATGGCACGTTATAAAGTGAACAATAATCTTATGCTCAACTTCAACCTTAATAATTTATTTAATGAGAAATACCATTTAGCCACTACAAATAGCTATTACGGCGCTCCAACTAATTTTCGAGTGGGTGTGAAATATGAGTGGTAA
- a CDS encoding DUF1826 domain-containing protein gives MKNTFSDNNQIRQVSSFSELISTKFQGEANAMCWHRNLVGDFKEIVNKLHLKGNITEVTVEDLLALQLSEQGNLARKTILEDIQQLSDFGASPVLNLLKYYERDDELDFISTDVYSFHVDRSPIETDTFLCTYHGAASDIVPNDQVEQKVLIPEIREKLKELHEGSDAEFEAFLAEYFFDLHYQPKPNAQPVNLGKGHLWRLAVDHPTQQVLPCVHRAPVEKDGEYRLLLIC, from the coding sequence ATGAAGAATACGTTTTCTGACAACAATCAAATTAGACAAGTGTCTAGTTTCTCTGAACTTATAAGTACAAAGTTTCAAGGAGAGGCAAATGCGATGTGTTGGCATAGAAATTTGGTTGGTGACTTTAAAGAAATTGTGAATAAACTTCATTTAAAAGGAAATATTACAGAAGTTACTGTTGAAGACCTTTTAGCGTTACAGCTTTCAGAACAAGGCAATCTGGCAAGGAAAACTATTTTAGAAGACATACAGCAATTATCTGATTTCGGTGCATCACCCGTACTGAATTTACTTAAATATTATGAACGCGATGACGAGCTAGATTTCATTTCAACAGACGTATATTCATTTCATGTCGATCGCTCCCCTATTGAAACCGATACATTCTTATGTACCTATCACGGCGCCGCGAGCGATATTGTGCCTAATGATCAGGTTGAACAAAAAGTTTTAATCCCAGAAATTAGAGAAAAACTCAAAGAATTACATGAAGGCTCAGATGCTGAATTTGAAGCCTTCTTGGCAGAGTATTTTTTTGATTTGCATTATCAGCCTAAACCTAACGCCCAACCTGTAAATTTAGGCAAGGGACATTTGTGGCGTTTGGCAGTAGATCATCCTACACAACAGGTTTTGCCGTGTGTTCATAGAGCGCCTGTTGAAAAGGATGGTGAATATCGATTGCTGTTGATTTGTTAA
- a CDS encoding DMT family transporter: protein MNVIYYLMAFAAGLGITLQTTLNGQLAKGIGGDSVVAALFSFTAGAVCLGIYSLVRGGIAPSLIAIPAQPWWSLLGGVLGSCALLSYVVLAPRIGLSALLGLAIAGQIISSLLIDHFGLMGATERPVSMIKLVRTVVMLVGLGIALFGDR from the coding sequence ATGAATGTTATCTATTACCTCATGGCCTTTGCTGCGGGATTAGGGATTACTCTACAGACCACGTTGAATGGCCAACTGGCTAAAGGCATAGGCGGGGATTCTGTTGTTGCGGCGTTATTTTCGTTTACAGCTGGTGCGGTATGTCTTGGGATTTACTCTCTGGTGCGAGGTGGAATCGCTCCTTCGCTGATCGCTATTCCTGCTCAGCCATGGTGGAGTCTTTTAGGCGGAGTTCTAGGTTCTTGCGCACTACTTAGTTATGTCGTCCTTGCGCCTAGAATTGGGTTGTCTGCATTGCTGGGGCTGGCAATTGCTGGGCAAATTATCTCGTCATTATTAATTGATCATTTTGGGTTGATGGGAGCGACTGAACGCCCAGTTTCTATGATTAAACTGGTCAGAACAGTGGTCATGCTGGTAGGTCTAGGGATTGCTCTTTTTGGTGATAGGTGA
- a CDS encoding amidohydrolase family protein, translating to MTDYNRNIVQLTESSPNRTLIRGATILSMDSVIGNMVRGDILIEGGKITAVGENLEAEGAAIIDASNMIAMPGMVDTHRHSWEGQLRWINPNAETLEDYCNATHYSFAKYYRPADMYIGNLLTALGCIDAGITTVIDNSHNSRSAAHSDAAVEALLDAGIRAVHASGASVSGDWDRANWPSNLERLQKKYFKNSESSLVSLAAMAQLEPELWAEARRLGLPIITEFFGGEMAAALEGLHQQGLLGPDNIFNHCTSLPDVGWEILREAGVRVNVCPRSDAHYGIEDGMFAMQSALRHGIRPGLSVDNETSYSGDMFMEMRVAFYLQRVMGMHQNKCCGSAHSPVTLQAQNLLKAATLDGATCAGLQEKIGSLTLGKQADLILIRTDDINLYPSGNAFGTVVHAAERSNIDTVMIGGRIVKRDGKVLGVDSERLRAAIDESRQHLFAAAGYVPDIFAETFLPLE from the coding sequence ATGACTGATTACAACAGAAACATAGTGCAGCTGACTGAGTCTTCACCAAATAGAACGCTGATTCGTGGGGCGACGATCCTAAGCATGGATAGCGTGATTGGGAACATGGTTCGCGGAGATATTCTGATTGAGGGCGGCAAGATTACCGCCGTGGGTGAAAATTTAGAAGCCGAAGGTGCAGCTATTATTGATGCATCCAATATGATCGCGATGCCGGGTATGGTCGATACTCATCGACATTCATGGGAAGGGCAACTGCGATGGATTAATCCGAATGCTGAAACGTTAGAAGACTATTGCAACGCGACGCACTATTCTTTTGCCAAGTACTATCGTCCAGCAGATATGTACATCGGTAATTTGCTTACAGCTCTAGGCTGTATAGATGCGGGTATCACCACAGTGATTGATAACTCGCACAATAGTCGTAGTGCCGCTCACTCTGATGCGGCTGTTGAAGCTTTACTAGATGCTGGTATTCGAGCTGTACACGCTTCTGGTGCATCAGTCTCAGGAGACTGGGATAGAGCGAACTGGCCTAGCAATCTTGAACGCCTACAAAAAAAATATTTTAAAAACAGCGAAAGCAGTTTGGTATCACTGGCTGCTATGGCTCAGCTAGAACCTGAACTATGGGCTGAGGCACGCAGATTGGGGCTGCCAATCATTACTGAATTTTTTGGTGGTGAAATGGCTGCTGCACTAGAGGGTCTGCATCAGCAAGGTCTGCTAGGACCAGATAATATCTTTAACCATTGCACCTCGCTGCCAGATGTTGGATGGGAAATTTTGCGCGAGGCTGGAGTACGAGTAAACGTATGCCCACGATCAGATGCCCACTATGGCATCGAAGACGGTATGTTTGCCATGCAATCGGCTCTACGTCACGGCATTAGACCCGGTTTGAGTGTTGATAATGAAACGTCTTACAGTGGCGATATGTTTATGGAAATGCGCGTAGCGTTTTATTTACAACGTGTCATGGGAATGCATCAGAACAAATGTTGTGGTTCAGCACATTCGCCAGTAACCCTTCAGGCTCAAAATCTTCTAAAAGCTGCGACGCTTGATGGTGCAACTTGTGCAGGTTTACAAGAAAAAATTGGCAGTCTAACCCTTGGAAAACAGGCTGACCTGATATTGATTCGAACAGACGATATTAACCTTTATCCGTCTGGTAACGCGTTTGGCACGGTGGTTCATGCAGCTGAGCGCAGCAATATTGATACAGTGATGATTGGCGGACGAATCGTTAAACGTGACGGTAAAGTGTTGGGTGTGGACAGTGAGCGACTTCGTGCAGCGATTGATGAATCTCGCCAGCATCTTTTTGCTGCGGCTGGTTATGTTCCAGACATTTTCGCCGAAACGTTTTTGCCCCTTGAATAA
- a CDS encoding LysR family transcriptional regulator has translation MRLDRIQAMQIFVRVAEAESFIHAAEALSLPASTVTSTIKNLEKYLQVRLLNRTTRRVSLTPEGAEYLTQCREILDLIEHTESNLTNAIKQPQGRLRVDMPAGIAHSVIMPNLQEFQQRYPDIYLMIGVSDRQVDLIKEGVDCVIRMGNLENSTLVARPLGEFRWVTCASSAYLKENGIPQTPDDLAHHRAIHYFSGNNRHAGEMRFLRNGEKKTVQMNGTVAVNETELYIKMCLEGYGLAQLAERLVSKHLKEKRLIAVLQGWCPPPVAVTLLYPHQRFLSPAVRVFSDWMAELISNNQTNSL, from the coding sequence ATGAGATTGGATCGTATTCAGGCAATGCAGATTTTTGTTCGGGTAGCAGAAGCTGAAAGCTTTATCCATGCAGCAGAGGCACTTTCCCTACCAGCCTCAACAGTCACTAGTACAATTAAAAATCTTGAAAAGTATTTACAAGTGCGTCTGTTAAACAGAACAACAAGACGGGTTAGCCTGACGCCAGAGGGAGCAGAATATCTGACCCAGTGCCGAGAAATACTCGACCTGATTGAACATACAGAATCTAACCTGACCAATGCCATCAAACAGCCACAAGGTCGATTACGAGTTGATATGCCTGCGGGCATCGCTCATTCGGTGATCATGCCGAACCTGCAAGAGTTTCAACAACGTTATCCAGATATTTACCTCATGATAGGTGTCAGCGATAGACAAGTAGATCTTATTAAGGAAGGCGTAGACTGTGTGATTCGGATGGGGAATCTAGAAAACTCCACCCTTGTTGCCCGCCCTCTTGGTGAGTTCCGTTGGGTCACATGCGCATCGTCAGCATATTTAAAAGAAAACGGAATTCCACAAACTCCCGATGATTTAGCACATCACCGAGCTATTCATTATTTTTCAGGGAACAACAGACATGCAGGTGAAATGCGCTTTCTACGGAATGGAGAGAAAAAAACTGTACAAATGAATGGTACTGTTGCCGTTAATGAAACTGAGCTTTATATAAAAATGTGCCTTGAAGGATACGGACTTGCTCAACTTGCTGAAAGACTTGTGTCAAAGCACCTCAAAGAAAAAAGACTCATCGCGGTGTTACAAGGCTGGTGCCCACCACCTGTTGCCGTGACTTTACTTTATCCGCATCAACGTTTTCTTTCACCGGCAGTAAGGGTATTTTCTGACTGGATGGCCGAGCTTATTAGCAATAATCAAACTAACTCACTTTAA
- a CDS encoding MerR family transcriptional regulator, whose amino-acid sequence MLLKVGELAKQTGLTVRALHHYDDIGLLQPSVRSDAGYRLYTRKDITRLHQIQALRGLGMSLAEIYTVLEDPDLALLPIIDQQIQAIDQRLTEQKKLRNQLSKLKSQIMNGEELDLEDWLKTLELIAMYEKYFTKEELEKLTFLQAGSKSHQEWQELTQAANALFNAGEPFNSEVAQDLARKWMKTLEHNTRANPEWLVKLNTINSAEPEFQEKLGVTPEVVEFLLKAFSESKLSIFARYLSDDEFDFLKENYIREMKKWPQLLVDVEKLIDAEVTPDSDGAKRLAQQWLTMLQGYAGKEVATQEKIRTAMRNEPSLAEGTWLKPVTLQFLEKAVAVLMRSA is encoded by the coding sequence ATGCTGTTAAAAGTTGGTGAATTGGCTAAGCAGACAGGACTTACTGTCCGTGCTCTTCATCACTATGACGATATCGGTTTACTTCAGCCTTCGGTCCGTTCCGATGCTGGTTATCGACTATACACCCGTAAAGACATTACTCGTTTGCATCAGATTCAAGCATTACGAGGACTGGGAATGTCGTTAGCTGAAATCTATACGGTTCTTGAAGACCCCGATCTTGCTCTTTTACCCATTATTGATCAGCAGATTCAAGCAATTGATCAAAGACTGACTGAGCAAAAGAAATTGCGAAATCAGCTCAGCAAACTTAAATCTCAGATCATGAATGGTGAAGAGCTTGATTTGGAAGATTGGTTAAAAACACTGGAGCTTATAGCAATGTATGAGAAATACTTTACAAAAGAAGAGCTTGAAAAACTCACTTTCTTACAAGCAGGCAGTAAAAGTCACCAAGAATGGCAAGAGTTAACTCAAGCAGCAAATGCACTATTTAATGCTGGCGAACCATTTAACTCTGAAGTAGCTCAAGACTTAGCCCGAAAGTGGATGAAAACTCTTGAGCACAATACACGAGCTAACCCTGAATGGCTTGTTAAATTAAATACCATCAATTCAGCCGAGCCCGAATTTCAGGAAAAATTAGGAGTAACGCCAGAAGTTGTTGAGTTTTTACTTAAAGCTTTTTCTGAGAGTAAACTGAGTATTTTTGCCCGTTATTTATCTGACGATGAATTTGATTTTCTAAAAGAAAATTACATTCGTGAGATGAAAAAATGGCCTCAATTATTGGTCGATGTTGAAAAATTGATAGATGCAGAGGTCACACCAGATAGTGATGGAGCAAAGCGTTTGGCACAACAATGGCTCACTATGCTACAAGGCTATGCTGGTAAAGAAGTGGCTACCCAAGAAAAAATCCGTACAGCAATGCGAAATGAACCAAGTCTTGCTGAGGGCACTTGGCTCAAACCAGTTACCCTACAATTTTTAGAAAAAGCAGTAGCAGTATTAATGCGTAGTGCTTAG
- a CDS encoding spore coat U domain-containing protein, translating into MKVIRYALFSLMGMLLINSADAGNISTSLKVSLTIVETCEVSTQGNLDFGSVVRSQPVAGARTDVSVQCSQNTPYQLAVTSDNNFELKSAASTASVAYVLYQDAGHTQIWGGSADKIHSRIATGMKENIPIHGAITSSTNVQATKYEDWVRVNVIY; encoded by the coding sequence ATGAAAGTCATTAGATACGCCTTATTTTCTCTTATGGGAATGCTGCTAATAAATAGTGCAGATGCTGGAAATATATCTACATCATTGAAGGTCAGTTTAACTATTGTAGAAACGTGTGAAGTTTCCACACAAGGAAATTTAGATTTTGGTTCAGTTGTTCGCTCTCAGCCAGTTGCTGGTGCAAGAACGGATGTATCTGTCCAATGTAGCCAAAATACGCCGTATCAATTGGCGGTAACTTCAGACAATAACTTTGAACTTAAATCTGCTGCCAGCACAGCATCTGTTGCATATGTACTGTATCAAGATGCTGGCCATACTCAAATTTGGGGAGGGTCAGCAGATAAAATACATTCAAGAATCGCAACAGGAATGAAAGAAAATATTCCTATTCATGGGGCAATTACATCAAGTACCAATGTTCAGGCAACCAAATATGAAGATTGGGTCCGTGTGAATGTCATATATTAA
- a CDS encoding DUF2147 domain-containing protein encodes MKKYLFLLLLSFYSIHSFASDKLHGSVWKTIDDATNQPRALVRFSEDKNGNLYANIEKILVPSEANKCTMCEGPFKNKSLIGLTIVKNLKSSGQNKYANGSILDPQSGKTYRFSATISPDGAKLIARGYIGISAIGRNQTWYRIK; translated from the coding sequence ATGAAAAAATATTTATTCTTACTTTTACTTAGCTTTTATTCGATTCATTCATTTGCTTCAGACAAATTACATGGCAGTGTTTGGAAAACAATTGATGATGCAACCAATCAACCTAGAGCACTGGTAAGATTTAGCGAAGATAAAAATGGTAACCTCTATGCAAACATCGAAAAAATACTTGTTCCGAGTGAAGCCAATAAATGTACGATGTGTGAGGGCCCCTTTAAAAACAAATCTTTAATTGGTTTGACCATCGTCAAAAACTTAAAAAGTTCAGGTCAAAATAAATATGCCAATGGATCTATTTTAGACCCACAGTCAGGCAAGACATATCGCTTTAGTGCAACAATATCACCAGATGGTGCAAAACTTATCGCTCGTGGATACATTGGTATCTCTGCAATTGGTCGAAATCAAACGTGGTATCGAATTAAATAA
- a CDS encoding TetR/AcrR family transcriptional regulator encodes MPKLVLPTRAIQVINKSIDLFHHRGFHVVGIDRIVKECEIPKATFYNYFHSKERFVEICLIVQKERLKEKVVSIAEYDCNTNVVDKIKKLYFLHTDLEGLYYLLFKAIFETKLTYPKAYQVAIKYRTWIINEIYSQLINLKTDASFQDAKLFLYMIEGAIIELLSSDGADQRERVLDCFLRGV; translated from the coding sequence ATGCCAAAGTTAGTTCTTCCAACACGTGCCATACAAGTCATCAATAAGTCGATTGATTTATTTCATCATCGCGGATTTCATGTTGTTGGAATCGATCGAATCGTGAAAGAGTGTGAAATTCCCAAAGCGACTTTTTATAACTACTTTCACTCGAAAGAGCGGTTTGTTGAAATCTGTCTGATTGTGCAAAAAGAACGTTTAAAAGAAAAAGTGGTTTCAATTGCTGAGTATGACTGCAACACCAATGTGGTTGATAAGATTAAGAAGCTCTATTTCTTACATACAGATTTAGAAGGACTGTACTATTTACTATTTAAAGCAATTTTTGAAACGAAACTGACCTATCCAAAAGCCTATCAAGTTGCAATTAAATACCGGACGTGGATAATCAATGAAATCTATAGCCAGCTTATAAACCTAAAAACCGATGCTTCCTTTCAAGATGCCAAACTATTTTTATATATGATTGAAGGGGCAATTATTGAGCTTTTAAGTTCAGATGGGGCGGACCAGAGGGAAAGGGTGTTGGATTGTTTTTTGAGGGGTGTTTAA
- a CDS encoding helix-turn-helix domain-containing protein, with the protein MPVPKHSKELKLKVIQAYLDGSKGYKILSKEFNVDLQTIRLWIENYKAHGTDGLNVKIKKTYYSPEFKINAIQMLLDKIPVREVRRRLNLSGTSILRRWLAQYHKEGIAGFNTKRTYTNMTRQDKIKVVKPIRDDKDKSQQELIDEVTALRAEVAFLKKLKALKLKQRT; encoded by the coding sequence ATGCCAGTTCCAAAGCATTCAAAAGAGTTAAAACTAAAAGTAATTCAGGCTTATTTAGATGGGAGTAAAGGCTATAAAATTCTTTCCAAAGAGTTTAATGTAGATCTCCAAACCATCCGGTTATGGATTGAAAACTATAAAGCACATGGTACTGATGGGCTTAATGTTAAAATTAAAAAGACTTATTATTCTCCAGAATTTAAAATCAATGCGATACAAATGCTTCTTGATAAGATACCCGTAAGAGAAGTAAGAAGACGATTAAATCTGAGCGGGACGTCAATTTTAAGAAGATGGTTAGCTCAGTATCATAAAGAAGGGATTGCTGGTTTTAATACTAAACGGACTTATACCAATATGACTAGGCAAGATAAAATCAAAGTAGTTAAGCCAATCAGAGATGATAAAGACAAGTCTCAACAAGAACTCATTGATGAGGTTACAGCTTTGCGCGCAGAGGTCGCTTTCTTAAAAAAGCTAAAAGCCTTAAAACTGAAGCAGCGTACTTAA
- a CDS encoding IS3 family transposase, which yields MSTADSVQVVSELRHIYPLKLLLGIAKIARSTYFYHMKALRSNDKYTELKQNIKSIYHKHKGCYGYRRITLALKSAGIMINHKCVYRLMKTMGLKSRIRALKYRSYKSGCVGMVADNILQRQFKANRPNQKWATDVTEFNVNGEKLYLSPIIDLFNGEIITFRIQRKLNYELVKEMLIHALAKLKRHEKPILHSDQGWQYQMAHYQQQLKQHGLIQSMSRKGNCLDNAVIESFFGILKSECFHGEKFQSIDELEKTVKEYIHYYNHERIKVKLQGLSPVQYRNQFLKTA from the coding sequence ATTTCTACCGCAGACAGTGTTCAGGTTGTTTCAGAATTAAGGCATATCTATCCATTGAAACTATTACTCGGTATCGCGAAGATAGCCCGTAGTACTTATTTCTACCACATGAAAGCTCTACGCTCCAATGATAAATATACTGAGCTAAAACAAAATATTAAGTCGATATATCACAAGCACAAAGGATGTTACGGCTATCGTAGAATTACTCTTGCTTTGAAAAGTGCAGGAATAATGATTAACCATAAATGCGTATATCGCCTCATGAAAACTATGGGACTCAAATCAAGGATCAGAGCACTAAAATATCGCTCATATAAAAGTGGTTGTGTCGGGATGGTGGCTGATAACATTTTACAACGGCAATTTAAAGCAAATCGGCCAAATCAGAAATGGGCAACTGATGTAACGGAATTTAATGTGAATGGTGAAAAACTTTACCTATCCCCAATTATAGATTTATTTAATGGGGAAATTATTACGTTCCGAATCCAACGCAAACTCAATTATGAGTTAGTAAAAGAGATGCTCATTCATGCTTTGGCTAAACTTAAGCGACATGAAAAACCAATTCTCCATTCCGATCAAGGATGGCAATATCAAATGGCCCATTACCAGCAGCAATTAAAGCAACATGGTTTAATTCAGAGTATGTCTCGTAAGGGAAATTGTTTGGATAATGCTGTAATAGAAAGCTTCTTTGGAATATTAAAATCGGAATGCTTTCATGGTGAAAAATTTCAATCAATTGATGAATTAGAGAAAACTGTAAAAGAGTACATTCATTATTATAATCATGAGAGAATCAAGGTGAAGCTACAAGGTTTATCCCCTGTACAATATAGAAATCAGTTTTTAAAAACTGCTTAA
- a CDS encoding PaaI family thioesterase: MQKMEITAVDQFAALLGVQVLHRSFDEARCQLNVKDEHMNALGGVHGGVIFSLADIAFAVACNAGDAPYTGLQADIRYMSGAKDKVLFATATKVGSSKKFAHYEVVITDGLNNKTALFTSTCYRLAP; encoded by the coding sequence GTGCAAAAAATGGAAATCACTGCTGTCGATCAATTCGCAGCATTATTGGGTGTTCAAGTGTTGCATCGCAGTTTTGATGAAGCGCGTTGTCAGCTTAATGTGAAAGACGAACACATGAATGCATTGGGTGGCGTGCATGGCGGGGTCATATTTTCTTTAGCCGATATCGCTTTTGCAGTTGCTTGTAATGCAGGCGATGCCCCATATACTGGCCTACAGGCTGATATTCGCTATATGAGCGGTGCTAAAGATAAAGTGTTATTTGCAACGGCAACCAAGGTCGGCAGTAGTAAAAAATTTGCGCATTATGAAGTTGTGATAACAGACGGTTTGAATAATAAGACCGCTTTATTTACATCTACGTGTTACAGACTCGCGCCGTAA